A genomic window from Vicinamibacterales bacterium includes:
- a CDS encoding ADP-ribosylglycohydrolase family protein, with amino-acid sequence MAVSQSQVAELVNRRHLADRARHALLAGALGDAWGGPYENRPSSGRACFPERPSFSDDTLLTVATCEALVETGGQVEPAQLAATFRQWFEARRFSGLGAATLKALRDLAAGGHWALAGARGEFAAGAGAAMRIAPFAFVIDPAQDRARTLLRDVSRITHHSEEAYAGALAVAVAVRHCAHRMGVPVELPRLVADQLPDTRVRDRLNALAAFGGNAGEAAAQFGSSGYVVDAVPMALFVASRSAHLGIQSVAEEAASLGGDTDTIASIASQVTGASGYEPPRVLLERTSGFDDVEARIEQFAALLNQGPG; translated from the coding sequence GTGGCCGTTAGCCAGAGCCAAGTGGCCGAGTTGGTGAATCGAAGACACCTAGCCGATCGCGCGCGTCACGCGCTTCTTGCAGGCGCGCTCGGTGATGCGTGGGGCGGACCGTATGAGAATCGGCCCAGCTCAGGTCGAGCGTGTTTCCCTGAGCGGCCGTCATTCTCGGACGATACCCTCTTGACGGTGGCGACGTGCGAGGCGCTCGTCGAGACAGGCGGCCAAGTTGAGCCAGCGCAGCTCGCAGCCACGTTTCGGCAGTGGTTCGAAGCGCGTCGCTTCTCCGGCCTCGGCGCGGCGACCTTGAAGGCTCTGCGGGACCTGGCGGCTGGTGGGCACTGGGCCCTGGCGGGTGCGCGTGGCGAGTTTGCCGCCGGTGCAGGCGCCGCAATGCGTATCGCACCCTTCGCCTTCGTCATCGACCCTGCGCAGGACCGCGCGCGTACGTTGTTGAGAGATGTATCGCGCATTACCCACCACTCCGAGGAGGCCTACGCTGGGGCGCTCGCCGTGGCGGTAGCGGTTCGGCACTGCGCGCACCGGATGGGCGTGCCCGTGGAACTCCCGCGCCTCGTGGCAGACCAGCTTCCAGACACTCGCGTTCGTGATCGACTGAACGCACTTGCGGCGTTCGGAGGCAATGCCGGTGAGGCCGCCGCACAATTCGGCAGTTCCGGTTATGTCGTCGATGCGGTGCCGATGGCGCTGTTCGTGGCATCCCGCTCGGCGCACTTGGGCATCCAAAGTGTTGCTGAGGAGGCGGCGTCGCTGGGCGGAGACACCGACACGATCGCGTCAATCGCGAGCCAGGTCACGGGGGCATCTGGCTACGAACCGCCGCGCGTGTTGCTCGAGCGTACGTCTGGCTTCGACGACGTCGAGGCGCGCATTGAGCAATTCGCAGCCCTGCTCAACCAGGGGCCTGGCTAA
- a CDS encoding M20/M25/M40 family metallo-hydrolase: MRRLQFLTLPALAFAVACSQPSAPGSSAADAPAATTPALGIRAQADEEIQPDMSKVPEDVAKVFTHIDENIDQHVVNLQKWIQQPSISNSGEGIPESAEMVKGFFDELGCQQTQVYDVGVTEYGSPGNPVVYAKCDEGAEKTLLIYWMYDTMPVTQPDAWQYPPFEARIVEQAPYKKVLIGRGATNSKGPQMSQMNAFRAIKAVHGKLPVNLIVVAEGDEERMDIGLRKFVKDHPELLEGADAMMTFGGQAPSGGGGYGGGSEGCVYVELTTSGTAWGRGPTVSDIHGSNKRGTDSPAWRHIKMLASLVSDDGNTPKIDGFFEGIRPLSSEQEASLREAAKNTDLKVAAENLGVARFMYDDPYQVLKTQRYGTSFNLDGLWGGNMYAGGAGAILPNKITSKHNFRYVPNMHGPDIVEKLKKQLVKNGYPDVEVKLIGDVPWALMNSDNEIGRAMQRTYEIMDIPHAPVRADWGIGGGAAAGGYWPAYMFGNGEVGEKISPFKGVPIVMGGAGLGGRAHAANEYYVIEGAGKVYGMAGAEKAVATTMWAFAGKVPPKGGAKSTN, translated from the coding sequence ATGCGACGGCTCCAGTTCCTGACCCTCCCCGCCCTCGCGTTCGCCGTGGCGTGCTCGCAGCCGAGCGCGCCTGGGTCCTCGGCCGCCGATGCGCCGGCCGCCACCACACCCGCTCTCGGGATTCGGGCCCAGGCCGACGAAGAGATCCAGCCCGACATGAGCAAGGTGCCCGAAGACGTCGCGAAGGTCTTCACGCACATCGACGAGAACATCGACCAGCACGTGGTGAACCTGCAGAAGTGGATCCAGCAGCCGAGCATCTCGAACTCGGGCGAAGGCATTCCCGAGTCGGCGGAGATGGTGAAGGGCTTCTTCGACGAGCTGGGCTGCCAGCAGACGCAGGTCTACGACGTGGGCGTCACCGAGTACGGCTCGCCGGGCAACCCGGTGGTGTACGCCAAGTGCGACGAGGGCGCCGAGAAGACGCTGCTCATCTACTGGATGTACGACACGATGCCGGTCACGCAGCCGGATGCGTGGCAGTACCCGCCCTTCGAGGCGCGCATCGTCGAGCAGGCGCCGTACAAGAAGGTGCTCATCGGCCGCGGCGCCACCAACTCGAAGGGGCCGCAGATGTCGCAGATGAACGCCTTCCGCGCGATCAAGGCCGTGCACGGCAAGCTGCCCGTGAACCTGATCGTCGTGGCCGAGGGCGACGAGGAGCGCATGGACATCGGTCTGCGCAAGTTCGTCAAGGACCACCCCGAGCTGCTCGAGGGCGCCGACGCGATGATGACGTTCGGCGGCCAGGCGCCGAGCGGTGGCGGCGGCTACGGCGGCGGCTCGGAGGGCTGCGTGTACGTGGAGCTGACGACGTCGGGCACGGCGTGGGGCCGCGGGCCGACGGTGTCGGACATCCACGGCAGCAACAAGCGCGGCACCGACAGCCCGGCGTGGCGGCACATCAAGATGCTGGCGTCGCTCGTGAGCGACGACGGCAACACGCCCAAGATCGACGGCTTCTTCGAGGGCATCCGCCCGCTCAGCTCCGAGCAGGAAGCGAGCCTGCGCGAGGCGGCCAAGAACACGGACCTGAAGGTGGCGGCCGAGAACCTGGGCGTCGCGCGCTTCATGTATGACGACCCGTACCAGGTGCTGAAGACGCAGCGCTACGGGACCTCGTTCAACCTGGACGGGCTGTGGGGCGGCAACATGTATGCGGGCGGCGCGGGCGCGATCCTGCCCAACAAGATCACGAGCAAGCACAACTTCCGCTACGTGCCCAACATGCACGGGCCCGACATCGTCGAGAAGCTGAAGAAGCAGCTCGTGAAGAACGGGTACCCGGACGTCGAGGTGAAGCTCATCGGCGACGTGCCCTGGGCGCTCATGAACTCCGACAACGAGATCGGCCGGGCCATGCAGCGGACCTACGAGATCATGGACATCCCACACGCGCCGGTGCGGGCCGACTGGGGCATCGGCGGCGGCGCGGCGGCCGGCGGCTACTGGCCCGCCTACATGTTCGGCAACGGCGAAGTGGGCGAGAAGATCTCGCCGTTCAAGGGCGTGCCCATCGTGATGGGCGGCGCCGGGCTGGGCGGCCGGGCGCACGCGGCCAACGAGTACTACGTGATCGAAGGCGCGGGCAAGGTGTACGGCATGGCCGGCGCCGAGAAGGCCGTGGCCACGACGATGTGGGCGTTCGCCGGCAAGGTGCCGCCCAAGGGCGGCGCGAAGAGCACGAACTGA
- a CDS encoding ABC transporter permease: MFRFLAVSGQIAWKALGRNRLRSGLTTLGVVIGVAAVIAMVALGNGARASVERTIKSAGTSIVQVSAGNFIRGGESMNIASGLGGATTLTRADAEAIRGLDNVEHVSSGLRDRAFVALTPEARVFLLVNGAEASLADIHGWTWMEGEGFTDADVNAGAAKMVFGRVAAARLFGPGVDPTGKTVTLHDRPFQVVGMMRAVDADQDEAVFVPVTTLGQITGRTTYLQTITVGVTEAGVATAVGDAITALLRERHSSHIKEATSKASLGGLQMPGNDRMGPADDFVVKTLAAAQVTKGLYTEVAAFALANMPKLDSATMEEMSGTLSRAGSTMTALLASIAGISLVVGGIGIMNIMLVSVTERTKEIGLRLAMGARRRDVMVQFLVEAVVLSLLGGIVGIAAGIGAARGLTALMSWPTTVSPQAILLAFAISAVIGIAFGYYPARRASRLDPIVALRRE; this comes from the coding sequence GTGTTTCGATTCCTTGCCGTCAGCGGGCAGATTGCCTGGAAGGCCCTGGGCCGCAACCGTCTCCGATCGGGCCTGACGACGCTGGGCGTCGTCATCGGCGTGGCCGCCGTGATCGCCATGGTGGCGCTGGGCAACGGCGCCCGCGCCTCCGTGGAGCGCACCATCAAGTCCGCCGGCACGAGCATCGTGCAGGTGTCGGCCGGCAACTTCATCCGCGGCGGCGAGAGCATGAACATCGCCTCCGGCCTGGGCGGCGCCACGACGCTGACCCGGGCCGACGCCGAGGCGATCCGGGGACTGGACAACGTCGAGCACGTGTCGTCGGGGCTCCGCGACCGCGCGTTCGTCGCGCTGACGCCCGAGGCGAGGGTGTTCCTGCTCGTGAACGGGGCCGAGGCGTCGCTGGCCGACATCCACGGGTGGACCTGGATGGAGGGGGAGGGCTTCACCGACGCCGATGTAAACGCTGGCGCCGCGAAGATGGTGTTCGGACGCGTCGCGGCGGCACGGCTGTTCGGACCCGGCGTGGATCCCACCGGCAAGACGGTCACCCTCCACGACAGGCCGTTCCAGGTGGTGGGGATGATGCGGGCCGTGGACGCGGACCAGGACGAGGCCGTGTTCGTGCCCGTGACCACCCTGGGTCAGATCACGGGCCGCACCACCTACCTGCAGACGATCACGGTGGGCGTCACCGAAGCCGGCGTGGCCACGGCCGTGGGCGACGCGATCACGGCCCTGCTGCGGGAGCGGCACTCCTCCCACATCAAGGAGGCGACGTCGAAGGCCTCGCTCGGCGGCCTCCAGATGCCGGGCAACGACCGCATGGGGCCGGCCGACGACTTCGTCGTGAAGACGCTGGCCGCCGCGCAGGTGACCAAGGGCCTCTACACCGAGGTGGCCGCGTTCGCCCTGGCGAACATGCCGAAGCTGGACAGCGCCACGATGGAGGAGATGTCCGGCACGCTGAGCCGCGCCGGCAGCACGATGACGGCGCTCCTGGCGAGCATCGCCGGCATTTCGCTCGTGGTGGGCGGCATCGGCATCATGAACATCATGCTCGTGTCCGTCACCGAGCGGACCAAGGAGATCGGCCTCCGCCTGGCCATGGGCGCCCGCCGTCGCGACGTGATGGTGCAGTTCCTCGTGGAAGCGGTGGTGTTGAGCCTGCTGGGCGGCATCGTGGGCATCGCCGCCGGCATCGGCGCGGCGCGCGGCCTAACGGCGCTCATGAGCTGGCCGACCACCGTCTCGCCGCAGGCTATCCTGCTGGCGTTCGCGATCTCCGCCGTGATCGGGATCGCCTTTGGCTACTACCCGGCCCGCCGCGCGTCGCGGCTGGACCCGATCGTGGCCCTGCGGCGCGAGTAG
- a CDS encoding ABC transporter permease — translation MASPIQRLRALHPSIDIGFKALTRNRLQTGLTMLGITVGVATVLAMMAVGSGAQQSIEQQVRAAGLNQLTVTAGNWKPKVEDTGGVVAHQGDAEDTMRLPVDDLMPELPGAGDPFFGTDVLPIRFHPEDDPMEKHDHPLAWQRLGDLEAGLGAAATLSFDDAEAIRELDGVQYVACGVHGNARVHLGDKRWFTRMHGTDLHMLDIKRTWTLRSGRFFNDKEQEQKAQVLVLGSVVAEKLFGLGVDPTGQDVTLWNQPFKVVGVVTSSSWVVRPAAGDDEFDAVYMPYTTTHALLNLSKLNDITVTSASTGDVSEVSKRITALLRQRHGITEEKPDDFTISTQATRAIATGGLPPSVAQAIAGNVKELERVTLEQLAGTLERASTTMRWLLAAVAAVSLLVGGIGIMNITLLSVTERTKEIGLRMAVGARGRDVTRQFLTEAVAISLAGGAIGVVLGIIASYAIASTLRWSTVLSPGAVLVAFGVSAAVGVLFGWYPARRAAELDPIDALRHE, via the coding sequence GTGGCGTCACCGATTCAGCGACTTCGCGCCCTGCACCCGTCGATCGACATCGGGTTCAAGGCCCTCACGCGTAATCGCCTGCAGACGGGGCTCACCATGCTCGGCATCACGGTCGGGGTGGCGACCGTCCTGGCGATGATGGCCGTGGGATCCGGCGCGCAGCAGTCCATCGAGCAGCAGGTGCGGGCGGCAGGGCTGAACCAGCTCACGGTCACCGCCGGCAACTGGAAGCCGAAGGTGGAGGACACGGGTGGCGTCGTCGCGCACCAGGGCGATGCCGAAGACACGATGCGGCTTCCGGTGGACGACCTGATGCCGGAACTGCCTGGCGCCGGCGACCCGTTCTTCGGCACCGACGTCCTGCCGATCCGGTTCCACCCGGAAGACGATCCGATGGAGAAGCACGACCATCCGCTGGCGTGGCAGCGGCTGGGCGATCTGGAGGCCGGCCTCGGGGCGGCGGCCACGCTGTCGTTCGACGACGCCGAGGCCATCCGCGAGCTCGACGGCGTGCAGTACGTGGCGTGCGGCGTCCACGGCAACGCGCGCGTGCACCTGGGCGACAAGCGGTGGTTCACCCGGATGCACGGGACCGACCTGCACATGCTGGACATCAAGCGCACCTGGACGCTGCGCAGCGGCCGGTTCTTCAACGACAAGGAGCAGGAGCAGAAGGCGCAGGTGCTCGTGCTGGGGTCCGTGGTGGCCGAGAAGCTGTTCGGCCTCGGCGTGGACCCGACCGGGCAGGACGTGACGCTGTGGAACCAGCCGTTCAAGGTCGTCGGTGTCGTGACGAGCTCCAGCTGGGTCGTGCGCCCGGCCGCGGGCGACGACGAGTTCGACGCCGTCTACATGCCGTACACGACCACGCACGCGCTGCTCAACCTGTCGAAGCTGAACGACATCACGGTGACGTCCGCGTCCACCGGCGACGTGTCCGAGGTGAGCAAGCGCATCACCGCGCTGCTGCGCCAGCGCCACGGCATCACCGAAGAGAAGCCGGACGACTTCACGATTTCCACGCAGGCGACCCGCGCCATCGCCACCGGCGGGCTCCCGCCCAGCGTGGCCCAGGCCATCGCCGGGAACGTGAAGGAGCTGGAGCGCGTGACGCTCGAGCAGTTGGCCGGCACGCTGGAGCGCGCCAGCACCACGATGCGATGGCTGTTGGCCGCCGTCGCCGCCGTGTCGCTCCTGGTGGGCGGCATCGGCATCATGAACATCACGCTTCTGTCGGTCACCGAGCGCACCAAGGAAATCGGCCTCCGCATGGCCGTCGGCGCGCGCGGGCGTGACGTGACGCGGCAGTTCCTGACGGAGGCCGTGGCCATCAGCCTGGCGGGCGGCGCGATCGGCGTCGTGCTGGGCATCATCGCCTCCTACGCCATCGCCAGCACGCTCCGCTGGTCCACCGTGCTGTCGCCAGGCGCGGTGCTGGTGGCGTTCGGCGTGTCCGCGGCGGTGGGCGTGCTGTTCGGGTGGTACCCGGCGCGCCGCGCCGCGGAACTGGACCCCATCGACGCCCTGCGTCACGAATAG
- a CDS encoding ABC transporter ATP-binding protein has product MIGVRNLEKEYHVGDHVVRALRGVTLDIAAGEFVTVVGPSGSGKSTFMHILGCLDRPTRGQYLLGGRDVSTLPHDELARVRNETIGFVFQGFNLLARTSALENVELPLLYTRQGAVRAAERRDRARQALAAVGLSDREEHHPNQLSGGQQQRVAIARALVNQPSLLLADEPTGNLDTTTSHEVMEVFASLRAERGITIVVITHERDIAAWGTRTIDFKDGVVVQDQHHQPSMGSHATA; this is encoded by the coding sequence ATGATCGGGGTTCGCAATCTGGAGAAGGAGTACCACGTGGGCGACCACGTGGTGCGGGCCCTGAGGGGCGTGACGCTGGACATCGCGGCGGGCGAGTTCGTGACGGTCGTGGGACCGTCAGGATCGGGCAAGTCGACGTTCATGCACATCCTGGGATGTCTCGACCGGCCCACGCGGGGGCAGTACCTGCTGGGCGGCCGGGACGTGTCCACGCTTCCGCACGACGAGCTCGCGCGCGTGCGCAACGAGACGATCGGGTTCGTGTTCCAGGGATTCAACCTCCTGGCGCGGACCTCGGCGCTCGAGAACGTGGAGCTGCCGCTGCTCTACACGCGCCAGGGCGCGGTGAGGGCGGCCGAGCGGCGCGACCGCGCCCGCCAGGCGCTGGCGGCCGTGGGGCTCAGCGACCGCGAGGAGCACCACCCGAACCAGCTGTCGGGCGGCCAGCAGCAGCGCGTGGCGATCGCCCGCGCGCTGGTGAACCAGCCGTCGCTGCTGCTCGCCGACGAGCCCACGGGCAACCTGGACACGACGACGAGCCACGAGGTGATGGAGGTGTTCGCCTCCCTGCGTGCCGAGCGCGGCATCACCATCGTGGTCATCACGCACGAGCGCGACATCGCGGCCTGGGGTACGAGGACCATCGACTTCAAGGACGGGGTGGTCGTGCAGGACCAGCACCACCAGCCGTCGATGGGGTCGCATGCGACAGCGTGA